The following are from one region of the Gloeomargarita lithophora Alchichica-D10 genome:
- a CDS encoding IctB family putative bicarbonate transporter has protein sequence MLPAAWFPASWLTRWWGRGSPWLPGSVLGRWRDEATVLWVAVVLLGLPFLTNDQIGILLLGGVGLWLGLLLLEPPQGLWYPAVGYWLILTWATAFSPVKMAALSGWVKASLYLASLGVLLRGVRRRGNLLMMVYLLVALLVAVVGLRQWVFGAEALATWIDPESPLSGTTRVYSFLKNPNVLAGYLLPGVGMGLGCLLGWRTWAQRGLALTLVLVLTSCVVLTGSRGGWLALAAVYGSFGLLVGWGWWQWSPHRPLWQRVLLWVGAGLLLVAVLSLLGRSERLRLRFLSIFAGRADSSNNFRINVWAAVVAMIRDYPWLGIGPGNRAFNLIYPLYQRPNFNALGAYSVPLEVTVEAGLLGLGAFLALTGATLRRSWQNLHYFVKHPCPETFLLMGVLAGMAGTMTHGLVDTLWFRPQVQILWWFSVALVFSTYDSKSSP, from the coding sequence ATGCTCCCAGCGGCTTGGTTCCCGGCCAGTTGGCTCACCCGCTGGTGGGGTCGGGGTAGCCCTTGGTTGCCGGGGAGTGTCCTGGGGCGATGGCGGGATGAAGCTACGGTGCTTTGGGTGGCGGTGGTCTTACTGGGGCTGCCGTTTTTAACCAATGACCAAATTGGTATCCTGCTGTTGGGCGGGGTGGGTTTGTGGCTGGGTTTATTGCTGTTGGAGCCGCCCCAGGGATTGTGGTACCCGGCGGTAGGGTATTGGCTGATTCTGACCTGGGCAACGGCCTTTTCCCCGGTGAAAATGGCGGCCTTGAGCGGTTGGGTGAAGGCCAGTCTCTATCTGGCTTCCTTGGGGGTACTGTTGCGGGGGGTGCGCCGCCGGGGGAATTTATTAATGATGGTGTACCTGCTGGTGGCACTGCTGGTGGCGGTGGTCGGTCTGCGGCAATGGGTTTTTGGGGCAGAAGCCCTAGCGACCTGGATTGACCCGGAATCGCCGCTATCGGGCACGACCCGGGTGTATAGCTTTTTGAAAAATCCCAATGTGTTGGCGGGCTATCTCCTGCCGGGGGTGGGGATGGGTTTGGGCTGTCTGCTGGGCTGGCGCACCTGGGCGCAACGGGGGCTGGCCTTAACCCTGGTGCTAGTGTTGACCAGTTGTGTCGTACTCACGGGCAGTCGGGGCGGCTGGCTGGCACTGGCGGCGGTCTATGGCAGTTTTGGGCTATTGGTGGGCTGGGGCTGGTGGCAATGGAGTCCCCATCGTCCCCTCTGGCAAAGGGTTTTGCTGTGGGTAGGGGCGGGTTTGCTCCTGGTGGCTGTACTGTCATTGTTGGGACGGTCTGAACGCCTGCGCCTGCGGTTCCTGAGCATTTTTGCGGGACGAGCCGACAGCAGTAACAATTTTCGGATCAATGTCTGGGCGGCGGTGGTGGCGATGATCCGGGATTATCCTTGGCTGGGCATCGGGCCGGGCAATCGGGCGTTTAATCTCATCTACCCCCTCTACCAACGACCGAATTTTAATGCCCTGGGGGCTTACTCGGTGCCCCTGGAGGTGACGGTGGAAGCGGGACTGCTGGGCTTGGGGGCTTTTCTGGCCTTGACGGGGGCGACCCTGCGCCGCAGTTGGCAGAATTTACATTACTTTGTCAAACACCCCTGCCCGGAAACATTCCTGCTCATGGGTGTTCTGGCCGGAATGGCGGGCACCATGACCCACGGCCTGGTGGATACCCTCTGGTTTCGCCCCCAGGTGCAGATACTCTGGTGGTTTAGCGTTGCCCTGGTTTTTTCCACCTACGATTCCAAGTCATCGCCGTAG
- a CDS encoding rubredoxin yields MTELAVAELSRYECRSCGYIYEPERGQPDKGVMPGTAFTSLVADWRCPVCGARKSAFADIGTNQTAGFPENYRYGLGVNTLTPGQKNLLIFGGLAIGFLFLMSFYGLK; encoded by the coding sequence ATGACTGAATTGGCGGTGGCGGAACTGTCCCGTTATGAATGCCGTTCCTGTGGCTACATTTACGAGCCAGAGCGGGGACAACCGGATAAGGGGGTGATGCCAGGAACGGCCTTTACCAGCTTGGTTGCCGATTGGCGGTGTCCCGTGTGTGGTGCCCGCAAGAGTGCTTTTGCGGATATTGGTACCAATCAGACGGCGGGCTTCCCGGAAAATTATCGCTACGGGTTGGGGGTAAATACCCTCACGCCGGGGCAGAAAAATTTGTTGATTTTTGGCGGGTTGGCGATTGGGTTTCTCTTTTTAATGAGTTTCTACGGGTTGAAATAG
- a CDS encoding DUF2973 domain-containing protein: protein MLHLLYVVLFTVLAVLALGNLLRSLMRLSLESQYPRHRAVPHPELLDEAGNPVNEPLMVMRSVNLEEARQQLDKLYGDDLES from the coding sequence ATTTTACATTTACTATACGTTGTCCTCTTTACCGTCTTAGCGGTTTTGGCTCTGGGCAATCTTCTCCGCAGTTTAATGCGCCTCAGCTTAGAATCCCAATACCCCCGACACCGTGCCGTACCCCATCCAGAGCTTTTGGACGAGGCAGGTAATCCGGTGAATGAACCGTTGATGGTGATGCGGAGCGTCAATTTGGAGGAAGCCCGCCAGCAGTTGGATAAACTCTACGGCGATGACTTGGAATCGTAG
- a CDS encoding DUF2605 family protein — MYWFSQARQMLNGDTLPFLEPSQRQTLLAQITQAQGEVQATHALLASTGVGVDTSVLMGWHRLVLECWHLRLQTRTHP, encoded by the coding sequence ATGTACTGGTTCAGCCAAGCCCGCCAGATGCTCAACGGGGACACCCTGCCGTTTTTGGAACCCAGCCAGCGGCAAACACTTTTGGCACAGATTACCCAAGCCCAGGGCGAAGTCCAGGCCACCCATGCCCTCCTCGCCAGCACCGGCGTTGGGGTAGACACCTCAGTTTTAATGGGCTGGCATCGTCTGGTTTTAGAATGTTGGCATCTCCGGTTACAGACCCGCACCCACCCCTAA